The Miscanthus floridulus cultivar M001 chromosome 17, ASM1932011v1, whole genome shotgun sequence genome has a window encoding:
- the LOC136516464 gene encoding serine carboxypeptidase-like 26 yields MAATGLFLCLVSALALPTFSSSSQSLASATSDQRDADRVARLPGQPESPSMSQFSGYVTVNERNGRALFYWFFEAQTTPEEKPLLLWLNGGPGCSSIGYGAASELGPLRVVGRGAALEFNEYAWNKEANLLFLESPVGVGFSYTNTSSDLDKLNDDFVAEDAYSFLVNWLERFPGYRDREFYIAGESYAGHYVPQLAELVYDRNKDKKGKTYINLKGFIVGNPITNYYYDSKGLAEYAWSHSVVSDEIYDRIKKYCDFKNFNWSDNCNAVMDIVYNQYDEIDIYNIYAPKCLLNQSSASSENHAFFMNDQEKFRRRIRMFSGYDPCYSSYAEDYFNKKEVQKVFHANVVSGSLPVKWHVCSDPILNSYNFSVFSVLPIYSKLIKAGLRVWLYSGDADGRVPVIGSRYCVEALKLPMKTQWQPWYLDKQVAGRFVEYYGMSMVTVRGAGHLVPLNKPAEGLTLINTFLRGEQLPTHR; encoded by the exons ATGGCGGCAACAGGTCTCTTCCTCTGCCTCGTCTCCGCTCTTGCCTTGCccaccttctcttcctcctcgcaGTCGCTGGCCAGCGCCACCAGCGACCAGCGGGACGCCGACAGAGTGGCGCGCCTCCCCGGGCAGCCGGAGAGCCCGAGCATGTCGCAGTTCTCCGGCTACGTCACGGTGAACGAGCGCAACGGGAGGGCGCTCTTCTACTGGTTCTTCGAGGCGCAGACCACGCCGGAGGAGAAGCCGCTCCTCCTCTGGCTCAACGGAG GACCTGGTTGCTCCTCGATTGGCTATGGAGCTGCATCTGAGCTAGGGCCTCTCAGAGTTGTCGGACGAGGAGCAGCGCTGGAGTTCAACGAATATGCCTGGAACAAAG AGGCTAACCTGCTGTTCTTGGAGTCTCCTGTTGGAGTTGGCTTCTCCTACACCAACACATCCTCTGACCTTGACAAACTCAATGATGACTTTGTAG CGGAAGATGCGTATAGCTTCCTAGTGAATTGGCTAGAGCGGTTTCCGGGGTACAGGGACAGAGAGTTCTACATCGCAGGAGAGAGCTATGCAG GTCATTATGTGCCACAGCTGGCTGAACTTGTTTATGATAGGAACAAGGACAAGAAGGGCAAAACGTATATCAACCTCAAGGGGTTCATT GTTGGGAATCCTATTACTAATTATTACTATGATTCAAAAGGGCTAGCTGAGTATGCCTGGAGCCACTCAGTTGTGTCTGATGAAATATACGACCGCATCAAAAAGTATTGCGACTTCAAGAACTTTAATTGGTCTGATAACTGCAATGCTGTCATGGATATCGTCTATAATCAGTACGACGAGATCGACATATACAACATCTATGCACCCAAGTGCCTTCTAAACCAGAGTTCAGCGTCTTCTGAAAATCATGCATTCTTCATGAATGATCAG GAGAAGTTCAGGAGAAGGATACGGATGTTCTCTGGCTATGATCCGTGCTACTCATCCTATGCTGAGGACTACTTCAACAAGAAGGAAGTGCAGAAGGTGTTTCATGCTAATGTCGTCAGTGGATCGCTTCCAGTGAAATGGCATGTCTGCAG TGATCCCATCCTGAATTCCTACAATTTCTCGGTATTCTCGGTCCTACCCATATACTCTAAGCTCATCAAAGCAGGACTGAGAGTTTGGCTCTACAG CGGTGACGCAGATGGTAGGGTCCCAGTGATCGGCTCCCGGTACTGTGTGGAAGCACTCAAGCTGCCTATGAAGACCCAGTGGCAACCCTGGTACCTTGACAAACAG GTTGCTGGGAGGTTTGTGGAGTACTATGGGATGAGCATGGTGACGGTCAGGGGTGCAGGTCACCTGGTGCCCCTTAACAAGCCTGCTGAAGGGCTGACACTGATCAACACATTCCTCCGTGGTGAGCAGCTTCCCACACACCGTTGA